A window from Primulina huaijiensis isolate GDHJ02 chromosome 13, ASM1229523v2, whole genome shotgun sequence encodes these proteins:
- the LOC140991093 gene encoding diacylglycerol kinase 7-like: MGSSGTPTRVGSARASLVDSIRGFTLSGVRIHKEDLRKKITFPEYLRLAIRTAIRAKDAEAAAVSRIYESAHAEGAEPAAPPEYPIVVFINSKSGGRHGPELKARLQELMAEEQVFDLSNVKPHEFVEYGLYCLEKFASLGDSCAKETREKLRIVVAGGDGTVGWVLGCLGELNKQGRLPIPATGVIPLGTGNDLSRSFHWGGSFPFNWKSSIKRTLDKVANGSLAHLDSWHVLISMPSGEDLKTPYSLKATEETLLDLELEVEGELPENVSCYQGVFYNYFSLGMDAQVAYGFHHLRNEKPYLAKGPISNKLIYSGYSCKQGWFFTPCSSNPGLRSLKNILRIYAKKVNCSKWEQIPVPSSVRSIVILNLPSYASGRNPWGHLKPNYLEKRGFVEAHADDGLLEVFGFKHGWHASMVMAELISAKHIAQVSDIRFELRGGEWTKAYMQMDGEPWKQPMNKEFSTFVEIKRVPYKSVMVKRD; encoded by the exons ATGGGCTCCTCGGGAACGCCAACTCGGGTCGGCTCGGCTCGGGCTTCTCTCGTCGACTCCATACGCGGCTTCACGCTATCCGGCGTGCGTATCCACAAGGAGGATCTCAGGAAGAAGATCACTTTCCCTGAGTACCTCAGGCTCGCCATAAGGACCGCGATCCGAGCCAAGGACGCTGAAGCCGCCGCTGTGTCTCGTATTTACGAGTCTGCTCACGCCGAGGGAGCCGAGCCTGCTGCCCCGCCGGAGTATCCGATTGTTGTGTTTATTAATTCGAAGAGCGGCGGGCGGCACGGGCCCGAACTGAAGGCTCGACTTCAGGAACTAATGGCCGAAGAACAG GTTTTTGACTTATCAAACGTGAAGCCTCATGAATTTGTTGAGTATGGATTGTATTGCCTGGAGAAGTTTGCTAGTCTTGGCGACAGCTGTGCTAAAGAGACTCGTGAAAAACTTAGAATAGTG GTTGCGGGGGGTGATGGTACTGTTGGATGGGTCCTTGGTTGTCTTGGAGAGCTTAACAAACAGGGTCGACTTCCAATACCAGCAACAGGAGTTATTCCACTTGGAACAGGGAATGACTTGTCGAGGAGTTTTCATTGG gGTGGATCATTTCCTTTTAATTGGAAATCATCCATTAAAAGAACTCTTGACAAGGTAGCCAACGGTTCTCTTGCCCATCTGGATAG TTGGCATGTTCTCATATCAATGCCATCTGGGGAAGATTTGAAAACCCCTTATTCTCTCAAAGCCACCGAAGAAACACTTCTTGATCTG GAACTTGAAGTTGAAGGGGAGTTACCAGAAAATGTTTCCTGTTATCAGGGAGtcttttataattatttcaGCTTAG GCATGGATGCACAGGTTGCTTATGGTTTCCACCATTTGCGGAATGAAAAACCTTACCTTGCTAAGGGTCCTATTTCAAACAAG TTAATATATTCTGGATACAGTTGCAAGCAAGGGTGGTTTTTCACGCCATGCAGCAGTAATCCAGGTTTAAG GTCTTTGAAGAACATCTTAAGGATCTATGCTAAGAAGGTTAATTGTTCAAAATGGGAGCAAATTCCTGTCCCATCCAG TGTAAGGTCTATAGTTATCCTCAATCTTCCTAGCTATGCAAGTGGAAGAAATCCATGGGGCCATTTAAAGCCAAATTATTTAGAAAAG AGAGGATTTGTGGAGGCCCATGCTGATGATGGTTTACTAGAAGTTTTTGGTTTCAAACATGGGTGGCATGCTTCAATGGTTATGGCTGAATTGATCTCAGCAAAACACATAGCCCAG GTCTCGGACATTCGGTTTGAACTTAGAGGTGGGGAATGGACAAAGGCGTATATGCAGATGGATGGTGAACCTTGGAAACAGCCCATGAACAAAGAATTCTCAACTTTCGTGGAAATTAAACGGGTACCATATAAGTCTGTTATGGTCAAGAGAGACTAG